A genome region from Lucilia cuprina isolate Lc7/37 chromosome 3, ASM2204524v1, whole genome shotgun sequence includes the following:
- the LOC111676674 gene encoding peptide transporter family 1, translating into MAEENGHTSENGTTPETTATETVAESTPPVILSAKIDDDMATDKSLKTVEPQNVSEAEGQVKKLPYPKSVFFIISNEFCERFNYYGMRTILVLYLSRQLHYSDDTATVIFHIFTMFVYFLCIFGAIISDSWLGKFKTILYLSLVYVCGSVLITLGAIPPLNLPAITFTMIGLSLIALGSGGIKPCVSAFGGDQFKLPEQIKQMTTFFSLFYFSINAGSLISTTVTPILREDVHCFGQKECYSLAFGVPAVLMAVSIVVFVLGKPLYKSKPPAGNMVVLVSKTIGNAISTRWHEKKTNPREHWLDYADKKYDRQLIEDVKVLMRVLVLYLPLPIFWALFDQQGSRWTFQATRMDGDMGSWDIKPDQLQVLNPLLILVFIPLYDVAFYPALSLIGIRRPLQKLTLGGILAGVAFIISGVVELNLEKTYPTLPTPYTAQLRIFNGENCAYTFKSNLPGLDTINLNAYAYYENKNIPVTTGRFDIKYSFTSNDPSCFSFPADTYAIVDNEAHSLFLSSKNTTHPLSWFKDYVNKPSRGSPLGRTLSNVQPGRNIVWKMAKKDAIDHEEPAYLHNLTEFTSGDYKIFVDNVQVTQTTLKTGGVYTILINEVNAQSYNFKVIEITEPNSMNILWLIPQYVVMTLGEVMFSVTGLEFSYSQAPLAMKSVLQACWLLTVAIGNVIVVIIAELDLFDSQASEFFLFAGLMFVDMLLFMFMAYRYKPNNPMATSETTPLTNDNEVDSKQDLKKLEGIDNKAATIDE; encoded by the exons ATGGCAGAAGAAAAcg GACATACGTCTGAAAATGGTACAACTCCAGAGACTACAGCAACTGAGACAGTTGCTGAAAGTACTCCTCCAGTTATACTGAGTGCAAAAATTGATGATGATATGGCTACCGATAAATCCCTAAAAACAGTTGAACCCCAAAATGTATCCGAAGCTGAAGGACAAGTTAAG AAATTACCTTATCCCAAatcagttttctttattatCAGTAATGAATTTTGTGAACGTTTCAATTATTATGGCATGAGAA CTATTCTGGTTTTATATCTGAGTCGTCAATTACATTATAGTGATGATACCGCCACCGTTATTTTCCATATCTTTACTATGTTTGTGTATTTCTTGTGTATTTTCGGTGCCATTATTTCGGACAGTTGGTTgggtaaatttaaaacaattctgTATCTGTCGTTGGTCTATGTTTGTGGTTCCGTTTTGATTACTTTGGGTGCTATACCGCCTTTGAATTTGCCGGCTATTACATTTACCATGATTGGCCTGTCGCTGATAGCGCTGGGTTCGGGTGGTATAAAACCGTGTGTTTCGGCCTTTGGTGGTGATCAATTTAAGTTGCCCGAACAGATCAAACAAATGACTACATTCTTTTCGTTGTTCTATTTCTCTATCAATGCTGGTTCATTGATTTCGACAACGGTTACACCCATTTTACGTGAGGATGTTCATTGTTTCGGACAAAAGGAATGTTATTCATTGGCCTTTGGTGTTCCAGCTGTATTGATGGCAGTGTCTATTG ttgtttTTGTGTTGGGTAAACCTTTGTACAAGAGTAAACCTCCAGCAGGCAATATGGTTGTGCTGGTCAGCAAAACTATTGGT AACGCTATTTCAACTAGATGGCatgaaaagaaaactaatcCCCGTGAACATTGGTTGGACTATGCCGATAAGAAATACGACAGACAATTGATTGAAGATGTTAAGGTTCTAATGCGTGTCTTGGTTTTATACTTGCCTTTGCCTATTTTCTGGGCTTTGTTCGATCAACAAGGTTCTCGTTGGACTTTCCAAGCTACTCGTATGGATGGTGATATGGGCTCTTGGGATATTAAACCCGATCAATTACAAGTTTTGAATCCTCTATTGATTTTGGTGTTTATTCCTTTGTATGATGTTGCTTTCTATCCGGCCTTGAGTTTGATTGGTATTCGTCGTCCTTTGCAAAAATTGACTTTAGGTGGTATTTTGGCTGGTGTTGCCTTTATCATCTCTGGTGTTGTTGAATTGAATTTGGAG AAAACCTATCCCACCTTACCCACACCCTATACAGCTCAACTACGTATTTTCAATGGTGAAAATTGTGCCTACACTTTCAAATCAAACTTGCCCGGTTTAGATACGATCAATCTTAATGCCTATGcttattatgaaaacaaaaatattcccGTTACCACTGGACGTTTTGACATTAAATATAGTTTTACCAGCAATGATCCCAGTTGCTTTAGTTTCCCTGCCGATACCTATGCAATTGTCGACAATGAAGCTCATTCGCTATTCTTGAGTTCGAAAAATACCACTCATCCTTTGAGTTGGTTTAAGGATTACGTTAACAAACCCTCCAGAGGCAGTCCTTTGGGTAGAACTTTAAGTAATGTGCAACCTGGTCGTAATATTGTCTGGAAGATGGCCAAAAAAGATGCTATTGATCATGAGGAACCTGCTTATTTACATAATTTGACAGAATTCACTAGTGGTGATTATAAGATCTTTGTGGATAATGTTCAGGTTACTCAGACCACTTTGAAGACTGGTGGTGTTTATACCATACTCATCAACGAAGTTAATGCCCAatcttataattttaaagttattgaaaTTACCGAACCCAACTCTATGAATATTCTTTGGCTGATACCTCAATATGTGGTCATGACTTTAGGTGAAGTTATGTTTTCGGTTACCGGTTTGGAATTCTCCTATTCACAAGCTCCTCTTGCCATGAAATCCGTATTACAAGCATGCTGGTTATTGACCGTGGCCATTGGTAATGTTATTGTGGTTATTATAGCTGAGTTGGACCTATTCGATTCACAGGCCAGTGAGTTCTTCCTCTTTGCTGGTCTTATGTTTGTCGATATGTTGCTGTTTATGTTCATGGCTTATCGTTATAAGCCCAACAATCCTATGGCCACTTCAGAGACCACACCCTTAACTAACGACAATGAAGTAGATTCTAAACAAGATCTTAAAAAATTAGAGGGTATAGATAATAAGGCTGCTACAATTGATGAATAA